From the Burkholderia mayonis genome, one window contains:
- a CDS encoding DedA family protein/thiosulfate sulfurtransferase GlpE: MLHDLVARFGPLIVFANVLAAAIGLPVPAMPTLVLFGAMATLHPDAIGAQLAPVLALAVLAALIGDTAWYVAGRHFGGRALKTLCKLSLSRDSCVKKTERFFGRWGVRVLAVARFIPGLSLISVPMAGALGTRYRTFVGYDGLGALLWAGCGIAVGFVFAKQIDWLFTGANRLGRAVLVVIVVLLALYTAVRWMRRRALIRQLANARIDVDELDQLLQADPSPVIVDARSPEHRKLDPYAIPGAQFADERDLHAIVAHYPATQKFVIYCSCPNEVTAALMAQRLKQAGFADALALRGGLDAWRDTGRQLIELDPQAASEAVLAPAPKTA; this comes from the coding sequence ATGCTTCATGATCTCGTCGCCCGTTTCGGGCCGCTCATCGTGTTCGCCAACGTGCTCGCGGCCGCGATCGGCCTGCCCGTGCCCGCCATGCCGACGCTCGTGCTGTTCGGCGCAATGGCGACGCTGCATCCGGACGCGATCGGCGCGCAGCTCGCGCCCGTGCTCGCACTCGCGGTGCTCGCGGCGCTGATCGGCGACACCGCGTGGTACGTCGCCGGCCGGCATTTCGGCGGCCGCGCGCTGAAAACCTTATGCAAGCTTTCGCTGTCACGCGACAGCTGCGTGAAAAAAACCGAACGCTTCTTCGGCCGCTGGGGCGTGCGCGTGCTCGCCGTCGCGCGCTTCATCCCCGGCCTGTCGCTGATCTCGGTGCCGATGGCGGGCGCGCTCGGCACGCGCTATCGGACGTTCGTCGGCTACGACGGCTTGGGCGCGCTGCTGTGGGCGGGCTGCGGCATCGCCGTCGGGTTCGTGTTCGCGAAACAGATCGATTGGCTTTTCACCGGCGCGAACCGGCTCGGCCGCGCGGTGCTCGTCGTGATCGTCGTGCTGCTCGCGCTCTATACGGCCGTGCGCTGGATGCGCCGCCGCGCGCTGATTCGCCAGCTCGCGAACGCGCGGATCGATGTCGACGAACTCGACCAGTTGCTGCAAGCCGATCCCTCGCCAGTCATCGTCGACGCGCGCTCGCCCGAGCACCGCAAGCTCGATCCGTACGCGATCCCGGGCGCGCAGTTCGCCGACGAACGCGATCTGCACGCCATCGTCGCGCACTATCCGGCGACGCAGAAATTCGTGATCTATTGCTCGTGCCCGAACGAAGTGACGGCGGCGCTGATGGCTCAGCGCCTCAAGCAAGCCGGCTTCGCCGACGCGCTCGCGCTGCGCGGCGGCCTCGACGCATGGCGCGACACGGGCCGGCAATTGATCGAGCTCGATCCGCAGGCAGCGAGCGAAGCGGTGCTCGCACCCGCACCGAAAACCGCCTGA
- a CDS encoding GntP family permease — MSFLIVLAALAFLMFAAYRGYSVILFAPVAALGAVLLTDPAAVAPVFSGIFMEKMVGFVKLYFPVFLLGAVFGKVIELSGFSEAIVAAAIRYIGRSRANAVIVAVCALLTYGGVSLFVVVFAVYPFAAELYRQSNIPKRLMPGAIALGAFSFTMDSLPGTPQIQNIIPTTFFKTTAWAAPALGTIGSVFIIVVGLSYLEWRRRSALARGEGYGTSLINEPERVETQSLPHPILAVSPLVLVGVANFTLTKLIPVWYGGASYTVPPDVLPGVHAPITTPIKTVVAIWSVEAALLLGILLVVITAFKRVHERFATGTKAAVGGALLAAMNTASEYGFGGVIAALPGFIVVGDALKHIPNPLVNAAVSVSSLAGITGSASGGMSIALAAMSDLFVKGAQAAQIPMEVLHRVVAMASGGMDTLPHNGAVITLLAVTGLTHRESYRDIFAVTVIKTLAVFFVIAVYYLTGLV; from the coding sequence TTGTCATTCTTGATCGTCCTCGCTGCGCTGGCCTTCCTGATGTTCGCCGCGTACCGCGGCTACAGCGTGATCCTGTTCGCGCCCGTCGCCGCACTGGGCGCGGTGCTGCTGACCGATCCCGCCGCCGTCGCCCCCGTCTTCTCCGGCATCTTCATGGAAAAGATGGTCGGCTTCGTCAAACTCTACTTCCCGGTGTTCCTGCTCGGCGCGGTGTTCGGCAAGGTCATCGAGCTGTCCGGCTTCTCCGAGGCGATCGTCGCGGCCGCGATCCGCTACATCGGCCGCTCGCGCGCGAATGCGGTGATCGTCGCGGTCTGCGCGCTCCTCACCTATGGCGGCGTGTCGCTGTTCGTCGTGGTGTTCGCCGTCTATCCGTTTGCGGCCGAGCTCTATCGTCAGAGCAACATTCCGAAGCGGCTGATGCCAGGCGCGATCGCGCTCGGCGCGTTCTCGTTCACGATGGACTCGCTGCCGGGCACGCCTCAGATCCAGAACATCATCCCGACGACGTTCTTCAAGACCACCGCGTGGGCCGCGCCCGCGCTCGGCACGATCGGGTCGGTGTTCATCATCGTCGTCGGCCTGTCGTATCTCGAATGGCGCCGCCGCTCGGCGCTCGCGCGCGGCGAAGGCTACGGCACCTCGCTCATCAACGAGCCCGAGCGCGTCGAAACGCAGTCGCTGCCGCATCCGATCCTCGCGGTGTCGCCGCTCGTGCTCGTCGGCGTCGCGAACTTCACGCTGACGAAACTGATTCCAGTGTGGTACGGCGGCGCATCGTACACGGTCCCGCCCGACGTGCTGCCCGGCGTCCACGCGCCGATCACGACGCCGATCAAGACCGTCGTCGCGATCTGGTCGGTCGAAGCGGCGCTGCTGCTCGGCATCCTGCTCGTCGTCATCACCGCGTTCAAGCGCGTGCACGAGCGCTTTGCGACCGGTACCAAGGCGGCAGTCGGCGGCGCGCTCCTCGCCGCGATGAACACCGCGTCCGAATACGGCTTCGGCGGCGTGATCGCCGCGCTGCCGGGCTTCATCGTCGTCGGCGATGCGCTGAAGCACATCCCGAATCCGCTCGTCAACGCCGCCGTGTCGGTCAGCTCGCTCGCGGGTATCACGGGCTCGGCGTCGGGCGGCATGAGCATCGCGCTCGCGGCGATGTCGGATCTCTTCGTCAAGGGCGCGCAGGCCGCGCAGATTCCGATGGAAGTGCTGCACCGGGTCGTCGCGATGGCGAGCGGCGGCATGGATACGCTGCCGCACAACGGCGCGGTGATCACGCTGCTCGCGGTGACGGGCCTCACGCACCGCGAGTCGTATCGCGACATCTTCGCGGTGACCGTCATCAAGACGCTCGCGGTGTTCTTCGTGATCGCCGTCTATTATCTGACAGGGCTCGTATGA
- a CDS encoding sigma-54 interaction domain-containing protein yields MDKKEIVETNAQISNGWAALPVDYGDVLRRAAESLFKTFEHSSVGTLIVDKDARVVWINQRYAARFGFADPQQAIGRDCEAVIPHSLMREVVATGRPILLDIMETGREPLIVTRLPLTGEAGETVGAIGFALFDELKTLTPLFSRYMQVQQELIATQRSLAQARRPKYTFASFVGTSAVSLETKRQGRRAAQVDSPVLLLGETGTGKELLAHAIHAASARALKPLVTVNVAAIPDALLETEFFGAAPGAYTGADRKGRVGKFELADGGTLFLDEIGDMPLPLQGKLLRVLQDKEFEPVGSNRIVRANVRIIAATSAELPALVAEGRFRADLYYRLNVLTIHAPPLRERASDIEALVYTMLEELAAQHGLAEHCELTDDALRLLCAYPWPGNVRELRNTLERALMLSDRALIDARALAPFIGPGRGAAAVFGAAPAAGASATAGAGSVSGAVSTVASDARAASLSYASAYAAWERQFLMDALAACNGKVTEAAARIGIGRATFYKKLAALGIDT; encoded by the coding sequence GTGGACAAGAAAGAAATAGTGGAGACGAACGCACAGATTTCGAACGGCTGGGCCGCGCTGCCCGTCGATTACGGCGACGTGCTGCGGCGCGCGGCGGAGTCCCTTTTCAAGACCTTCGAGCATTCGAGTGTCGGCACGCTGATCGTCGACAAGGATGCGCGCGTCGTCTGGATCAATCAGCGCTATGCCGCGCGCTTCGGCTTTGCCGATCCGCAGCAGGCGATCGGCCGCGATTGCGAGGCGGTGATTCCGCACAGCCTGATGCGCGAGGTGGTCGCGACTGGCCGCCCGATCCTGCTCGACATCATGGAGACCGGCCGCGAGCCGCTCATCGTCACGCGCCTGCCGCTCACGGGCGAGGCGGGCGAAACCGTCGGCGCGATCGGCTTCGCGTTGTTCGACGAGCTGAAGACGCTGACGCCGCTCTTTTCCCGCTATATGCAGGTCCAGCAGGAGCTGATTGCGACGCAGCGCTCGCTCGCGCAGGCGCGGCGTCCGAAATACACGTTCGCGAGCTTCGTCGGCACGAGCGCCGTGAGCCTCGAAACGAAGCGGCAGGGGCGGCGCGCCGCGCAGGTCGATTCGCCCGTCTTGCTGCTCGGCGAGACGGGCACTGGCAAGGAGCTGCTCGCCCATGCGATTCACGCCGCGTCCGCGCGCGCGCTGAAGCCGCTCGTGACGGTCAACGTCGCGGCGATTCCCGACGCGCTGCTCGAAACCGAGTTCTTCGGCGCGGCACCGGGCGCGTATACGGGCGCGGACCGCAAGGGCCGCGTCGGCAAGTTCGAGCTCGCCGACGGCGGCACGCTCTTTCTCGACGAAATCGGCGACATGCCGCTGCCGCTGCAGGGCAAGCTGCTGCGCGTGCTGCAGGACAAGGAGTTCGAGCCCGTCGGCTCGAACCGGATCGTGCGCGCGAACGTGCGGATCATCGCGGCGACGTCGGCCGAGCTGCCGGCGCTCGTCGCCGAGGGGCGCTTTCGCGCGGACCTTTATTACCGGCTGAACGTGCTGACGATCCATGCGCCGCCGCTGCGCGAGCGCGCATCGGATATCGAGGCGCTCGTCTATACGATGCTCGAGGAGCTTGCCGCGCAGCACGGACTTGCCGAGCACTGCGAACTGACCGACGATGCGCTGCGTCTGCTGTGTGCCTATCCATGGCCCGGCAACGTGCGCGAACTACGCAACACGCTCGAGCGTGCGCTGATGCTGTCCGATCGCGCGCTGATCGATGCGCGCGCGCTCGCGCCGTTCATCGGGCCCGGGCGTGGGGCGGCCGCGGTTTTCGGCGCCGCGCCCGCTGCCGGCGCAAGTGCGACGGCCGGTGCGGGTTCGGTTTCCGGCGCGGTATCGACGGTTGCGTCCGATGCGCGCGCCGCATCTTTGTCCTATGCGTCCGCGTACGCCGCGTGGGAGCGCCAGTTCCTGATGGACGCCCTGGCCGCATGCAACGGCAAGGTGACGGAGGCGGCCGCGCGCATCGGCATCGGGCGCGCGACGTTCTACAAGAAGCTCGCGGCGCTCGGCATCGACACATAG
- a CDS encoding BON domain-containing protein yields MKRIEIAASCVTLAAAAHVVFAQDGVPPASSVSTAASNTSAPTASESPASSTSFASSGSPALVERRNWYGDPFFALSNAIAECPVPLGPLMTRAQMEDDAHYRVERGTTCWLAHRCSKPNSYLYDKPIAGELKKEFAGGDAALAGTSIWITIQRRFIYAEGCAPASFDRDALRRRLEALPDVEQVFIRLTDDPRGRAPYKTLVAPD; encoded by the coding sequence ATGAAGCGCATCGAGATCGCCGCATCGTGCGTGACGCTCGCGGCCGCCGCGCATGTTGTGTTCGCGCAGGACGGCGTGCCGCCTGCATCGTCCGTATCGACTGCGGCGTCGAACACTTCGGCGCCGACGGCATCTGAGTCGCCTGCGTCATCGACGTCGTTCGCATCGTCGGGATCGCCTGCTTTGGTCGAGCGACGCAATTGGTACGGCGATCCTTTTTTTGCATTGTCGAATGCGATTGCCGAATGCCCGGTTCCGCTCGGTCCGTTGATGACGCGTGCGCAAATGGAGGACGATGCGCATTACCGCGTCGAGCGCGGAACGACTTGCTGGCTCGCGCATCGCTGCAGCAAACCGAATTCATATTTATACGACAAGCCGATTGCCGGAGAACTAAAAAAGGAATTTGCCGGCGGCGATGCGGCTTTGGCCGGCACGAGCATCTGGATCACGATTCAGCGCCGCTTCATTTATGCCGAGGGATGCGCGCCCGCATCGTTCGATCGCGATGCGTTGCGACGCAGGCTCGAGGCGCTGCCCGACGTCGAGCAAGTATTCATTCGGCTTACCGACGATCCACGCGGCCGTGCGCCCTATAAGACACTCGTTGCACCCGATTGA
- a CDS encoding H-NS family nucleoid-associated regulatory protein, whose protein sequence is MATYRQLTAQLEKLQQKIDKEREKAIADAIADIKAKIEEYDITPDELGFRSIKTTAKPKRPLPPKYLNPKTGETWSGRGRAPAWLGKNRNRFLIKD, encoded by the coding sequence ATGGCGACCTATAGGCAACTGACTGCACAGCTCGAAAAACTTCAACAGAAAATCGACAAGGAACGCGAAAAAGCGATCGCGGACGCCATTGCCGATATCAAGGCGAAGATCGAAGAATACGACATCACACCGGACGAATTGGGATTCAGGAGTATCAAGACGACGGCGAAGCCGAAGCGCCCGCTGCCGCCGAAGTACCTCAATCCGAAGACGGGCGAGACCTGGAGCGGCCGCGGCCGTGCTCCGGCTTGGCTCGGCAAGAATCGCAACCGCTTCCTGATCAAGGACTGA